In a single window of the Olivibacter sp. SDN3 genome:
- a CDS encoding NAD(P)H-quinone oxidoreductase, which yields MKVVAINGYGDPDVLITQEREIPLISDDEVLIQVKAAGVNRPDVFQRKGNYPAPQGVSQDIPGLEISGYIKAVGKSVEKWRVGDEVCALLAGGGYAEYVAVHGGQCLPVPKGFSFAEAAGLPETIFTVWHNVFQRGKLIAGETLLVHGGSSGIGVTAIQLAKALGAKVLATAGSKEKCQVCVDLGADFCVNYKESDFEKVFKGQAVDVILDMVGGTYFEKNINILREEGRLVYINAMKGNLVNLNIMKMMQKRITITGSTLRSRSKVFKASLANEIQQHVWPILNEGRFSPVIYKTYPLDMASSAHALMETNKHFGKIILIA from the coding sequence ATGAAAGTTGTTGCAATTAATGGATATGGCGACCCGGATGTATTAATCACTCAAGAACGAGAGATACCTCTTATTTCAGACGATGAAGTACTCATTCAAGTGAAAGCTGCCGGAGTCAATAGACCCGACGTATTTCAACGAAAAGGAAACTATCCTGCTCCACAAGGGGTTTCTCAGGATATTCCTGGTCTGGAAATTTCAGGTTATATCAAAGCGGTAGGGAAGAGCGTAGAAAAGTGGCGTGTGGGCGACGAGGTATGCGCTTTATTGGCTGGGGGTGGTTATGCTGAATATGTTGCTGTCCACGGCGGACAGTGTCTACCAGTCCCGAAAGGCTTCAGCTTTGCTGAAGCCGCCGGACTACCAGAAACCATCTTTACCGTTTGGCACAATGTTTTTCAACGGGGTAAATTAATAGCTGGAGAAACCTTACTGGTTCACGGTGGTAGCAGCGGCATTGGCGTAACCGCAATTCAGTTAGCAAAAGCATTGGGAGCAAAAGTTCTGGCTACAGCTGGATCTAAGGAGAAGTGCCAGGTTTGCGTTGACCTCGGTGCTGACTTCTGTGTAAATTATAAGGAAAGTGACTTTGAAAAAGTATTTAAAGGTCAAGCTGTAGATGTCATATTAGACATGGTTGGAGGAACATATTTTGAGAAAAACATCAATATTCTAAGAGAGGAAGGACGATTAGTTTATATAAATGCAATGAAGGGTAATCTGGTGAACCTAAATATCATGAAAATGATGCAGAAAAGAATTACTATTACTGGGAGTACATTAAGAAGCAGGAGTAAAGTATTCAAAGCATCACTTGCTAATGAAATCCAACAGCACGTTTGGCCTATTTTAAATGAGGGAAGATTTTCTCCCGTGATATATAAAACTTATCCGCTAGATATGGCTTCAAGTGCACATGCTTTAATGGAAACAAATAAACATTTCGGTAAAATTATATTGATTGCATGA
- a CDS encoding DUF1330 domain-containing protein, with amino-acid sequence MLYITQLIYIKEGFEETFHQFEEIAIPAISKYNGQLLLRMRPNEASIIDAHIEKPYEIHIARFESDSDFEDFMQDEERKRFLHLKEKSIRSILLIKGRNI; translated from the coding sequence ATGCTTTATATCACCCAACTTATTTATATAAAAGAAGGTTTCGAGGAAACTTTTCATCAATTTGAAGAGATAGCCATACCTGCCATTTCAAAGTATAATGGACAGCTTTTGCTTCGTATGCGACCTAATGAAGCGTCTATTATAGATGCGCATATCGAAAAGCCGTATGAAATTCATATAGCAAGGTTTGAATCAGATAGTGATTTCGAAGATTTCATGCAAGATGAAGAAAGAAAGCGGTTTTTACATTTGAAAGAAAAATCAATAAGGTCTATTCTACTAATTAAGGGAAGAAATATATGA
- a CDS encoding type 1 glutamine amidotransferase domain-containing protein gives MSKKVLIIASNANAIGPNNRRTGVFLPEVAHPYAEFDKAGFHIDFASLTGDTPYLDALNLADDADNLKFLTGDGWDLMQKASKLEDVDTSVYDAVFVPGGLAPMVDMPENELLKKVIVETYERGAVISAVCHGPVAFLNAKLSDGSYLVEGKNI, from the coding sequence ATGAGTAAAAAAGTTTTGATTATCGCTTCCAATGCCAATGCCATTGGACCGAACAACAGAAGAACAGGTGTTTTTTTACCTGAAGTAGCCCACCCTTATGCCGAGTTTGATAAAGCTGGTTTTCACATCGACTTCGCTTCCTTAACAGGTGATACGCCTTATCTGGATGCGCTAAATTTAGCAGATGATGCTGACAACCTAAAATTTTTAACGGGCGATGGTTGGGATTTAATGCAAAAAGCTTCCAAGTTGGAAGATGTGGATACCAGTGTGTATGATGCTGTTTTTGTTCCGGGAGGATTAGCACCTATGGTAGACATGCCCGAAAACGAATTATTGAAAAAGGTGATTGTCGAGACTTACGAGCGTGGTGCCGTAATCAGTGCCGTATGTCACGGCCCTGTAGCATTCCTTAATGCCAAATTGAGTGATGGCTCCTATCTTGTTGAGGGCAAAAACATTTAA
- a CDS encoding putative quinol monooxygenase has protein sequence MNNKTIITFAKWQVKQGNLETVVSLLKEAVAKSSAEEGNLKYEVYQGNDNENILMLFEEYKNQEALEFHRNSAHFQEVVVGKIVPLLENREVIISSLLDF, from the coding sequence ATGAACAATAAAACAATCATAACCTTTGCCAAATGGCAGGTAAAACAAGGCAATTTAGAAACCGTAGTATCACTTTTGAAAGAAGCTGTTGCAAAAAGTTCTGCCGAAGAAGGCAACCTGAAGTATGAAGTGTATCAAGGCAATGATAACGAAAATATCTTGATGCTTTTTGAAGAATATAAAAATCAGGAAGCATTGGAATTTCATAGAAATTCCGCTCATTTTCAAGAAGTAGTAGTTGGAAAAATAGTACCGTTATTGGAAAACAGAGAAGTAATAATTAGTTCATTATTGGACTTTTAA
- a CDS encoding SDR family oxidoreductase, with protein MENNIQNKVVVITGASSGLGEETAKYLAEKGARVVLGARRADKLEQIVAEITSKGGTAIYQVTDVTDKEQVQNLVDISVTTYGKIDVLINNAGIMPIAPMSELRIDEWDSMIDINIKGVLYGIAAALPIFQKQESGHFINLGSVAGIKVFSPGGTVYSGTKYAIRAITDGLRHEVGGNIRTTTIEPGAIDSELKFGTKHETSAKGVNKFYELAIPAASVARAIAFAIEQPADVDINEIVLRPTAQEF; from the coding sequence ATGGAAAATAATATTCAAAATAAAGTTGTCGTCATTACTGGAGCCAGTAGTGGTCTGGGAGAGGAAACAGCCAAATATCTTGCTGAAAAAGGAGCGCGTGTTGTGCTTGGAGCAAGACGAGCAGATAAATTGGAACAAATTGTAGCAGAGATTACCTCAAAAGGAGGCACTGCAATATACCAAGTTACAGATGTAACCGATAAAGAACAAGTCCAGAACTTGGTTGACATCTCTGTAACTACTTACGGTAAAATTGACGTTTTGATTAATAATGCCGGTATCATGCCTATTGCTCCAATGTCTGAGCTTAGGATCGATGAATGGGACAGTATGATCGATATTAATATCAAAGGGGTCTTGTATGGAATAGCAGCGGCTTTACCAATTTTTCAAAAACAGGAGTCTGGGCATTTCATCAATTTAGGTTCTGTTGCGGGCATCAAGGTTTTCAGTCCAGGTGGTACTGTTTATAGCGGAACCAAATATGCGATTCGTGCTATAACCGATGGTCTTCGACATGAAGTTGGAGGAAATATACGAACAACTACGATAGAACCTGGGGCTATTGATTCGGAACTGAAGTTCGGTACAAAGCACGAGACCAGTGCCAAAGGTGTCAATAAATTCTATGAACTGGCTATTCCTGCCGCCTCTGTAGCAAGAGCCATTGCCTTTGCCATTGAACAACCTGCCGATGTAGATATCAATGAAATTGTATTACGCCCTACTGCGCAGGAGTTTTGA
- a CDS encoding type 1 glutamine amidotransferase domain-containing protein produces the protein MKKFIIATLAIAFFSSFAQGKKENSTVKKETIKSEAKADKKVLIIVSNANAIGPNNRRTGIFLPEVAHPYAEFDKANYQIDFASLTGDTPYLDALELANDPQNLSFLTGEGWKVMQKAVKLSDVDVSKYDAIFVPGGLAPMADMAENALLKKVIKETFERNAVVGAVCHGPVSLLNVKLSNDSYLVKGKNITSFTDEEEKAYALADVPFLLETALTEQGAKFHAAESWSAHSIADGNLVTGQNPASAKGVAEKMITILNTSK, from the coding sequence ATGAAAAAGTTCATTATCGCAACACTGGCAATTGCCTTTTTCTCTTCGTTTGCACAAGGCAAAAAAGAAAATAGTACCGTAAAAAAAGAAACCATTAAAAGTGAAGCAAAAGCAGACAAAAAAGTTTTAATCATTGTATCAAATGCCAACGCAATTGGTCCAAACAATCGTAGAACGGGCATCTTTTTGCCAGAAGTGGCTCATCCGTATGCAGAATTTGACAAGGCTAATTATCAAATTGATTTTGCCAGTTTAACAGGTGATACTCCATATTTAGATGCGCTAGAATTGGCAAATGACCCACAAAACCTCTCTTTTTTAACAGGAGAAGGATGGAAAGTCATGCAGAAAGCCGTAAAACTATCGGATGTTGATGTCAGTAAATACGACGCCATCTTTGTGCCCGGCGGTTTGGCACCGATGGCTGATATGGCTGAAAATGCGCTTCTTAAAAAAGTAATTAAAGAGACGTTTGAAAGAAATGCTGTTGTGGGTGCCGTGTGTCACGGTCCGGTATCGTTATTAAATGTAAAACTTAGCAATGATTCCTATTTAGTAAAGGGTAAAAATATTACCTCCTTTACAGATGAAGAAGAAAAAGCTTATGCTCTGGCAGATGTGCCTTTTCTTCTTGAAACTGCCTTGACAGAACAAGGCGCAAAATTCCATGCTGCTGAATCTTGGTCTGCTCATAGCATCGCTGATGGTAATTTGGTAACAGGTCAAAACCCTGCTTCGGCAAAAGGAGTGGCTGAAAAAATGATCACGATCTTAAACACATCCAAATAA
- a CDS encoding aldehyde dehydrogenase family protein: MQNTVKIESPYDLSVIKELNLIDNNELEKTIQTAQNLFENQSLWIPAFKRIEILEKAASLMNDSIEELTHLALSEGGKPYKDSKAEVLRAIKGVKLAAEHISQIRGEQIPMALTESAQSRLAFTTKEPIGIVAAISAFNHPLNLAVHQVATAFAAGCPVIFKPAMTTPMSGMALAEIFKEAGAPEGWVQVVLCERDLAEALVTDSRIHFFSFIGSAKVGWYLHSKLSPGTRSALEHGGAAPVIVEQDADFDEMIPDLVKGGFYHAGQVCVSVQRVYVHEGIIENFIEKFVTATNQLTVGDPADTATDVGPLILPKEVDRVAEWVNEAIAEGAQLLTGGKRISETLYQPTVLLNPSEKSKVSINEIFGPVVCIYSYSDRNEAIKRANALDVHFQAAVFTKNIDAALDTVKKLNATAVMVNDHTAFRVDWMPFGGRDTSGIGMGGISYTINEMIREKMTVIKSKYL; this comes from the coding sequence ATGCAGAACACCGTAAAAATAGAGTCACCTTACGACTTGAGCGTCATCAAAGAGTTGAATTTGATTGACAACAACGAGCTTGAAAAGACCATACAAACGGCTCAAAATCTTTTTGAAAACCAATCGCTCTGGATTCCTGCTTTTAAACGAATAGAGATATTGGAAAAAGCTGCTTCACTCATGAATGACAGCATAGAAGAACTGACGCATTTGGCACTGAGTGAAGGAGGAAAACCTTACAAAGATTCGAAAGCAGAAGTTTTAAGAGCCATCAAAGGTGTGAAATTAGCAGCCGAGCATATTTCACAAATCAGAGGTGAGCAAATTCCAATGGCATTGACGGAATCTGCTCAAAGCCGATTGGCTTTTACCACCAAAGAACCGATTGGTATTGTAGCTGCCATCAGTGCTTTTAATCATCCGTTGAACTTAGCGGTGCATCAGGTTGCAACAGCATTTGCAGCCGGTTGTCCGGTCATATTCAAACCAGCCATGACAACCCCCATGTCCGGTATGGCCTTAGCAGAAATTTTTAAGGAAGCCGGCGCACCCGAAGGTTGGGTACAAGTGGTGCTTTGTGAAAGAGATTTAGCCGAAGCATTGGTTACCGATTCACGAATTCATTTTTTCTCCTTTATCGGCTCGGCTAAAGTAGGTTGGTATTTGCACAGCAAACTGTCGCCGGGTACAAGAAGCGCTTTGGAACACGGCGGTGCAGCACCTGTAATTGTAGAACAAGACGCTGATTTTGATGAAATGATTCCAGATTTGGTAAAGGGCGGGTTCTATCATGCCGGGCAGGTTTGTGTTTCGGTGCAAAGGGTTTATGTGCATGAAGGGATTATCGAAAATTTTATCGAAAAATTTGTAACAGCTACTAATCAATTAACCGTTGGAGACCCTGCGGATACAGCGACAGATGTTGGTCCTTTGATTTTACCCAAAGAAGTAGACCGTGTAGCAGAATGGGTAAATGAAGCGATTGCCGAAGGAGCTCAATTACTTACCGGAGGAAAACGGATTTCAGAAACCCTTTATCAACCTACTGTTTTGCTCAATCCTTCTGAAAAATCTAAAGTATCGATCAATGAAATTTTCGGTCCTGTGGTTTGTATTTATTCCTATTCGGATCGAAATGAAGCCATCAAGAGAGCCAATGCGTTGGATGTACATTTTCAGGCTGCGGTATTTACAAAAAACATAGACGCCGCTTTGGATACGGTAAAAAAACTAAATGCTACTGCGGTGATGGTCAACGACCATACGGCGTTCAGAGTAGATTGGATGCCTTTTGGAGGAAGAGATACATCTGGAATTGGTATGGGTGGAATTTCCTATACAATCAACGAAATGATACGAGAGAAAATGACGGTGATAAAGAGTAAATATTTGTGA